Genomic DNA from Lactococcus garvieae:
TCATTGGGATTTACCACAGGCTTTGGAAGAAGAATATCAAGGTTGGGAAAATCGTCGGATTATTGAGGATTTCGTGAATTATTCTGAAGTGTTGTTTAAAGCTTTAAAGGGTAAAGTGAAGTATTGGGTTTCATTAAATGAACAAAATATCTTTACGCAGCATGGCTGGATTTTGGCGACACATCCACCTGGAAAAGTGGATATGAAATTATTCTATCAGGTTAATCACCATGCAAACCTAGCAAATGCAGCTGTGATCAATAAATTTCATGACATGAAGATGCCGGGACAAATCGGACCGTCTTTTGCCTATACTCCAAACTATGCCATTAATTCTGATCCTTTGAATGTTTTAGCTGCTGAAAATGCAGAAGAAATGTTTGCTCATTTTTGGATGGATGTTTACTGTTATGGAGAATATCCTATCGCAGGTCTAAACTATCTCAAGGAAAAAGATTTGATGTTTGAGATAGAAGATGGAGACGTAGAATTGCTTAAATCAGCAAAACCAGATTTTTTAGGCATTAACTATTACCAAACATCTACTACTGCGTGGAATCCACTCGAAGGCGGGGTTACAATCGGTAAGATGAATACAACAGGAGTCAAGGGTTCTAGTGATGATCAAGGAATTCCAGGGCTATATAAGCGCGTGACGAATCCAGCAGTAGAACGTACAAATTGGGATTGGGAGATTGATCCAGTGGGCTTACGTATTGCTTTGCGACGCATTACGAGCCGCTATCGTATTCCTGTAATGATTACGGAAAATGGGTTGGGCGAATATGACAAACTAGAGAATGGGAAAGTCCACGATGACTATCGGATTAAATATCTAGAAAGTCATGTTAAAGCAATAAAAGAAGCTATATCAGATGGAGCACATGTCATCGGCTACCATACATGGTCCTACACGGACTTATTAAGTTGGTTGAATGGCTATCAAAAACGTTATGGTTTTGTGTATGTAGAGCAAGATGAATCTATGCAAGGAAGCTTGGCACGGATTCCTAAAGATTCATATTATTGGTACAAAGCACTCATTCAAAGTAATGGTGAAAACCTGTAAAGTCTTTCATTCAGCTTATGAAAACATTTGCATTATTAGAATGAAAGCGGTATACTTAAGAATATAAAAAAGAAAAAGAGGGAAGAATATTATGGCTGATAAAATAATCGCTTTAGCTTGTGCAGCAGGCATGTCAACATCACTTTTAGTTTCAAAAATGCAAAAGGCAGCTGCAGACAAAGGAATGGACTACGAAATTTTTGCAAAATCAACAGCAGATATTGACAACATGCTTGCTGGTAATCCTAAACCAGACGTCCTTCTCCTAGGACCTCAAGTTGGTTTCATGAAGACAGAAGTACAAAAGAAAGCCCAAGCTGTTGATGTACCTATGGATGTGATTAAAATGCAAGATTATGGCATGATGCGTGGGGACAAAGTTCTAGAAGCAGCCGAAGCGTTAATGAAGTAAAAAATAAATAAATAATACTAATAAAAGGGGATGTAATGAACGAAGAAAGAATGGAAATTGTGATGGGTATCATCATGCACGGTGGAAATGCTAAAGGCTTAGCCTTCCAAGCAATCCAACAAGCAAAAGAAGGAGATTTTGAAGCAGCAGAAAAATCACTTCAGGAGTCTAACCAAGAGTTACTCCAAGCCCATGATGTTCAAACAGATATGCTGACTAAAGAAGCACAAGGGATCCGTACCGAAATTGATCTCTATATGGTGCATGCTCAGGATCATCTGATGAACGCAATTACCTTCAAAGACTTGGCTACGGAAATAATCAGTCAAGAAAAACGTCTTCAAGAGTTAGAAAAAGCAGCAAAATAAATACTGACAAAAGCTTTGAGAAAAATAAAAAATCCTGAGTTTAAACTTCAGGATTTTTTCTTTTTTGAAGATAGTTATGAGAGAAAAAATCAAGTAACAAAAGTTCTTGCTTTTATTGTGAGTTTTCGATATAATGGTTGATGTTGTGGCGGCATAGCCAAGTGGTAAGGCATGGCTCTGCAAAAGCTTGATCGTCGGTTCAAATCCGTCTGCCGCCTTTTACAATGCTTTGCATTATACTGTATTATATTAAAAACCGCTGAGTAGTGCGGTTTTTTTGTTTGTAAAAGAAAGAAATGCGCGAGACAAAATTTTTTAGGATAGAATACGCACCCTGGTCTGAGGGAAAGTGAAGACAGTATAGTAATCTTATCTTTTTCCTTAGTTTATTGTTGACAAAACTAAATAAAAGTTTTATAATCATTTTTGTTAGTTTGAAATAATGAAAAACTAAATAAACAAGGAGATAAAATGGAAAAAGAAATAAAAGCAAATAAAATAAAAAGTAGGGACTTTTTAAAGTTAATAGCAAAAAGTAAACCGAAATATTCTTTCTTTGTGATCGGACTGCTCTCAGGAATCATCGGAGCAATATTGCAACTTATTGTGCCTAAAATGATTCAGCCGCTTATTTCGGGGTTTGCTAAAGGTATTGATTATGGTCTCTTAGGGAATGTCGTAATGGTTTATATTCTGTCTGCTTTGTTAGGTGCAGTGGGTGCTTCCGTTCTTGGTTTTTTTGGTGAGAATGTTGTGAAAAAACTGCGTTCAACAGTTTGGAATAAGATGGTTCACCTACCCGTAAAATATTTTGATGAAGTCAAAACAGGTGAGATCGGTAGCCGTTTGGTAAATGATACGACTCAAGTAAAGGATCTCTTAGCAAATACTGTACCACAAACTCTGACAAGCCTCTTACTACTTGTAGGTTCAATCTTTATGATGTTCCGTATGGACTGGCACATGACAGTTGCTATGGTAGTGGTAGTACCTGTAGCTATGCTGATTATTATGCCTTTAGCCACTTTTGGCCGTAAGTTTGGGATGCAACGTCAAGATGCTTTAGCAGGTTTCTCAGGAACAGCAAGCGAAGTTCTTAGCGAAATCCGCCTCGTAAAATCTTCAAATGCAGAAGAACAAGCTACTCAATCTGCAGAGAAAAATATTAGTAAGCTCTATAAAATAGGTTTAAGAGAAGCAATTTTTGATGGTTCTATGCAGCCTATCATGATGCTTTTGATGATGTCTACCATCTTTGGACTCCTCCTCTATGGTATTCATCGTGTAGCTGTAGGAGCAATGACAATGGCTACCTTGATGAGCTTCTTGATGTATTTGATGAATATGATAGGATCCGTACCTACTCTAGCGATGTTCTTTACAGCTAGCTCAAAAGCTTCTGGAGCCACAGCACGTCTGAATGAAGTCTTAAACGAGGAACAAGAAAATTTGAGCCAAGGCGAAATACTGGATATCGAAGGTCAAGTCCTACATGTTGAAAATCTCACTTTTTCATATGATGATTCAGAAGAAATTCTGAAAAACATTACTTTTGAAGCAAAGCCTAATAGTATCGTTGCCTTTGCAGGCCCTTCAGGTGGAGGGAAATCTACTATTTTCTCAATCCTAGAACGCTTTTATGAACCAACTGGTGGTCAAGTTATGATGGGGAATCAAAACATTGAGAACCTTTCTCTCAAAGACTGGCGAAGTCAGATTGGCTTTGTTTCACAGGATTCTGCAATTATGGCAGGAACAATTCGGGATAACTTGACTTATGGTTTAGAGGGAGCTTATAGTGACACTCAGCTTTGGGAAGTTTTAGATTTGGCATTTGCCAGAGGCTTTGTAGAAAATATGCCTGAACAATTAAATACCCAAGTCGGTGAACGTGGTGTAAAAATATCTGGCGGCCAACGTCAACGCTTGGCGATTGCTCGTGCTTTCTTGCGTAATCCTAAAATTCTCATGCTTGATGAAGCTACAGCCAGCCTTGACTCGGAATCGGAAGCAATGGTTCAAAAAGCTTTGGATAGCTTAATGAAGGGAAGAACAACACTTGTAATTGCTCACCGTTTGTCAACAATAGTTGATGCTGATAACATTTACTTTATTGAAAAAGGAGAAATTACAGGTGCTGGTAAACACAGCAATCTTGTAAAAACGCATTCTCTTTATGCTCAATATGTTCAAGAACAATTGACTGTTGCGCAATAATAAAAAGCTACTCATGAGAGTAGCTTTTTTTAGTTTTCATTAGCACCATAAACTGATCCGGCATCTAAAAGTTTATCTTGACGGTGGGACTGATAAAATTCCTCAAGTCCAGGTGTAACACTTGGGGTAACGGCATTGAAATTCTTTGCTTGCTGGATAGCTTGCGCAGTTGGCGGTGCGACCAATTGGGGCAATTCTGGCAAGAGAGGTTCATGGGACATAGCTGTACCCGAGTAGCTGAATGGAGGAACATTTCGTCCTTGATTCATAAAACGAATCGTGTTATTGAGAAGATAAACACGCATATTATTTTCCTGCTCAATCGGAGCCGCTTGAACATAGTACTTTCCACTCATATCAGGGCTTCCCACCCAAACAGCAGTAGAAACACCAGTCGATGTTGCTGCCATCCAAGCATCAGGAGCACCTTGACTGCGGGCAGGCTCTGTTGCGGTTTCTGGGAAGTTCGATAGCCCCGATTTTGTTGCAAAAGCATTTGGCCATTGAGGCTGTGCAGCTAGGGGCTCTGAGCCATTTGGCTGAGTGACATGTTGCATGAGATTGACGAGAGAGCGAGCGGTGGAAGAACTCATGGCACGCTGTGATTCAGGTTTAGCAAGTGGTAGCTCTTGACCGTTGACACTCACAGAAGCTACAGCAGTTGGAGTGACCCGCACGCCATCGTTACCGATTGCGGAGTAAGCCGAAGCAGACTGTAAAGGAGAGAAGTCATAACTGATCGACTGAGACTGATTATATTTAAGTGAAGCAATGCCTAGAGGTTGCATAATACTATTTTTTTGCTCGTCATTGGTCATATCAAAAGTTTGCAGAGCAGCAGAGTTCAGAGAGTTTCCTAGAGCAAAGCTGACCGGAACAGGACCATAATTATTACCCCCATAGTTCATTAAGGGCGTTCCATCAGCATAAGTCGTTGCATTGCCGTTCAATGTACTGTTTTCATTGATAAAGCCATATTCAAGAGCAGGGGCATAGTCTAAGAGTGGCTTAATCGTTGAACCAGAAGAGCGTACCGATGAGGTAGGAAGCTGAGGATTATCCGAGTTTGTATTTAATGCAAGGATATGTCCTGTTTGCGTATCCACCACAGAAATTGCCGTTAAAGTTCCTTCAGGAAGTTCATTACGAGGAATATTAGAGACATCAGGAGCTGTATGGTTGGCTACAGTTTCGAGGTAGTCCAGATGTGCCTTTGTGGCATAAGTCTTCACGACAACTTTAGCGTTTCGTGGTAATGCAAGTTGTCCTAACTCCTTTTGAACTTGGGCAATATATGCTTGATAGGCGTGGGGGATGCCTTGTGTATAACTTGGTTTAAGCTCGAGCTTGGTTTTGACAGCCTCAACGCTGTCTTTATATTCTTGCTCTGAGATAATCTTGCTTGACTTCATAACGGAAAGGACAGTCAAGGCTCTTTCTTTACCTGCACCTGCAAAATCTTGGACATAGGTAGTAGGCGCCTGACCGAGACCAGCGAGATAAGCGATTTGGGCAATATAGAGAGGCGTCTTTTTAGAGGCTATCATTGGAGTAGAAAACAGATTATTCCATGCAGCCCCAGGTCCGATAGTATCTGGTGTTAAGCGTAAAGTATCCAGATAACTTGTCAGAATTTCGTTACGAGAATAGCGTTCCGCCAAACTGTGGGCATCGATTAATTCAACGATTTTGCGTGAGAGAGATTTATCGGCATTAAAACCACCATGAGCAATGTTTTTAGCTAATTGCTGATCAAGCGTCGAGCCTCCACGGGCACCATTCGCAAGATGCAAACGTGTGAGAACCTCCGACAAAAGGGCATTTGTTACACCTTTGATTGAGTAACCTTTAGTTTTTCGAGAATAGAAGTCACTGTCTTCAACTGCTACTAAAGCTTTGGTGTAAAGTTCAGGAATATTTTTCTCTTTACCTGAAAGCCGTGCCGGAATATACTTGTAGATATTGGATGTTTCTTGAAGCGGTTCGCCATTAATATCTGTAATTGTAAAAGATTGAGAGATGGCTTGGGGTGAGGGCTTGAGCTCAATGGTGTGAGCATTATCTGACTCTTTGTCTAAAAGGTAAACCGCACCGATGGCACCCACAGCTCCTAAAGTTAGGATAAGAAGAAAAAGGATGGACAGAGTACGCAGTATTATTTTTTTAGCCATTACTTATCCTCCTTTTCTTTATCCTTATCTTTATCTTTATTATCATTGTCCTTAGAATCATTTTTTTCTGTGGAATCTGAGTCAGATTTTTCTTCCTTTTCTTGCGTCTGAACGGTAATTGTTTGACCTTTCATAATGCGGCTATAGTCTGAAGGATTTGGACTTTGTTTAGTAATAGTTGCTTTATCCGTATCTTCAAATTGGGCAGGAACTTCAATCTTGTAGTCTGAATGCGCCGTTTTACGTGCTTCAGCCAAAGTCTTTCCTATAAGATGAGGTAAAACAACACTTGATTCTTCCAGCTGCTCCGATTTTACAATCTTATTTTGGAAATCTGTTAACTCTTTAATACGCGCTTCCACGGTTTCTTTTTGACTCAGATAAGTACTGACTTTGTTAAAGACAGGAATAAAATCGGCCATCAGCGTATTATCCGTTGCAATTTTATCAAATTGCAGGCGGCTAACTGTATCATAGTTGTTTGTATAATTGACAAATTGAGTAAAATTATTAAGAAGAGAATTTGCCTGGTTTAAAACTTGAACGGATTCGGCAATGGTAGTTTTAGAAACAGCGTTATTATCCTCAATGTAAGACTTGATACTCTTCTCAGTTTGTTGCGCGAGCTGATCAGCATGTTGCATAAATTTAGGAATCTGTCCTGCCTTTAATTTTTGTGCTTCAGATTGAAGCGAGTGAATAGAACGGGAAAGTCGAGCATTTTCATAAGTTTGAGACAGTTGAGTCATTTGCTCATCACTTGCTCCCATAGCTTGCTGTAGTTGCTCATTATTTTTGGAGAATTCTTCTTCAGGCATTTCTCCTTTGACAATAGCATTTACAAGTTTTTCATTAGCCGCTAAATTTTCCGCTAACTCACTCGATGCATTACTTAGATATATATCTAAAGCATTGTTTTTTAATTTTTTGATGTAATCATTATCATCAGGGTGAATATTTGTTGTTTCGACAATTTCTTTCTGAGACATTGACTGAAAAACAGGGTAGTCACGGAAGAGAATCTGTCGACCAAGGATCCCAGCAATCAGTATGATAATGCTCAAAAGAACAACCAATAAAATAAAAACTTTATTGAAGATATGTTTTTTCATTTCAAACCTCATAAGTATTAAGCTTAACATAAGCTATTGAACTCCTCCATTATAACAACTTTTTTGGTGAGAAGAAAACGAAAAATATGATAAAATTATCAGTATGAATATCGAGTCAAAGATTAAAGATTTAACGGAGCTATTAAATAAATACGCTCACGAGTACTACACCATGGATATGCCCTCAGTTGAAGATGCGGAGTATGATCGTCTTTATCGGGAACTGGAGACACTGGAACAAGAAAATCCTCATTTGGTAAGAGCCGATTCGCCTACACATCGAACGGGTGATGTTGTCTTGTCTGGCTTTGAAAAATATAAGCATGAATACAATCTCTATAGTCTAGGAGATGCTTTTTCACGTGAAGAACTTGAGGAATTTGACGAGCGTGTGCGGAAAGTTATTCCAAAACCAGAGTATATCTGTGAACTAAAAATAGATGGCCTTTCACTTTCTTTAAAATATACAGAAGGAAAACTTGAAGTAGCTGCTACACGTGGGGATGGAACTGTGGGAGAGAATATTACCGAAAATGTAAAACGCATTAAGGATGTCCCTCTGGTTTTAAAGGAACCCATTGACATTGTAGTTCGTGGGGAGGCCTATCTGCCGCGTAAAAACTTCGTGAAGTTAAATACGGAACGTGAACTGGAAGGAAAAGCTCCGTTTGCTAATCCACGAAATGCCGCTGCAGGTACCTTACGTCAGCTAGATACTAAAGAAGTGAGCAAGCGGGGTTTGGCGACTTTTCTCTATCAAGAAGCAAGCCCTGCAACCAATGATACGCAGGAAGAAGTTTTAGAGTATCTCGAAAAACTCGGTCTTGTTGTGAATAAAGAGCGTGTATTTGCGAAGAGTATTGATGAAGTTTGGAGCTTTATCGAACGTGTAGCCACGATGCGTGATAGCTTAGACTATGACATTGATGGTGTAGTAGTCAAAGTGAATAATCTTGACGAGCAAGAAGAATTAGGGTTTACGGTTAAGGCACCCCGCTGGGCTATCGCTTATAAGTTTCCAGCAGAGCTAGCGGAGACGAAGATTTTATCTGTGGACTGGACAGTTGGACGTACAGGTGTTGTGACTCCCACCGCAAATATGGAGCCCGTAACTTTAGCACAAACGACCGTATCTCGGGCAACTTTGCATAATGTAGATTACATAAAAGAAAAAGATATTCGTCTAAACGACAGGGTGATGATTTATAAAGCTGGGGATATCATACCAGCTGTGCAGCGCGTTTTACTGGAAAAACGGCCCGAAGATTCTGTTGAAATGGATATCCCTAAATTTTGTCCAGAATGTTCTTCTGAGCTTGTGCATTTTGAAGATGAGGTTGCACTCCGCTGTATTAACCCTCTTTGTCCAGCACAAAATCGTGAGAAATTAATCCATTTTGCCAGCCGTGGAGCTATGAATATTTCAGGACTTGGACAATCTATTGTGACCCAACTCTTTACCAATAACTTAGTTAAAGACGTAGCGGATATCTATCAACTTCAACTGGATCAATTGGTCGCTTTGGAGAAAATTCAAGAAAAATCAGCTACAAAATTACTCGCAGCCATTGAGGCCTCCAAACAAAATTCAGCTGAAAAATTACTCTTTGGTTTGGGGATCCGCCATGTTGGTGCTAAAGCTGCTAAGTTACTCATGGAACGCTTTGGAAATCTTCGGAGCTTGTCACAAGCTAGTCTAGAAGAAATTTCTGAAATTCCAAGCTTAGGAGAAGTAATCGCCAAAGCAGTAACCACCTATTTTGCAACTGAAGGAGCTCAACTTCTACTCAATGAGTTAGAGGAAGCTGGGGTAAATTTTGAGTATTTAGGCCTTAAGCCAAAAACTGATAGTCTACTGTCTGGAAAAACAGTTGTTTTAACAGGAAAACTAACATCAATGACACGCACAGAAGCGAAAGAGAAACTAGAAGCTTTGGGAGCAAATGTGTCTGGTTCAGTTTCTAAGAAGACAGCTCTAGTCGTCGCCGGAGCAGAAGCTGGGTCAAAACTAGTTAAAGCACAAGAATTAGGTATTGAGATTTGGTCAGAAGAGGAGTTGCTGAATTTATGAAAGCAAGATTGATTTACAATCCAAGCAGTGGACAAGAAATAATCAAGAAAAATGTAGCTGATATTTTGAATAAACTGGAAAGTTTCGGCTACGAAGCTTCGGCTTTCCAAACAACACCTGAACCTCACTCAGCTCAAGAAGAAGCAGCTCGTGCTACACGCGAAGGCTTTGACCTGATTGTTGCAGCTGGTGGAGATGGGACAGTTAACGAAATCGTCAGTGGCATTTCTCCTTTTGAAAAAAGACCCAAGCTGGCTATTATACCTACAGGAACAACAAATGACTTTGCGCGTGCCCTTAAAATACCACGCAACGAGCCTTTAGCTGCTGTGGAAATGATTGGTAAAAATCAGACTTTAAACATTGATGTGGGGCAAGTTAATGATGGCGAGTACTTTATCAATATTGCTGCTGGGGGTAGCTTGACAGAGCTAACTTATAGTGTTCCGAGCCGGTTGAAAACAGCCTTCGGTTACCTTGCTTATCTCGCCAAAGGTGTCGATCTCTTACCACAGATTAGAAAACAAAAAGTTAAAGTTACACATGATGAAGGAGTATTTGAAGGCGAGATTTCAATGTTCTTTACTGCATTGACCAACTCGGTTGGAGGATTCGAGAAAATAGCACCCGATGCGAAACTTGATGACGGACTCTTTACTCTTATTTTAGTAAAAACAGATAATATTTTTGAACTGCTTGCTTTAATTTCGATGGTTATTAAAGGGAGTCATGTTGATGATGTTAATATTGAATATCTTAAATCAAGCCAAGTTAAGGTAGAGCCTCTAACAGATAAAAAAATGATGATTAATGTAGATGGAGAGTACGGTGGAGATGCGCCAGTGACTTTTACTAATCTGCATGGTCATATTGAAATTTTTGTAAACCTTGATGAAATTAATAATGACCATTATCTTGGTGATGAAGAGAAGCTTGCTCTTGAAGTACTCGCTCAACGATTTGCTGAAGAAGCAGAACAGCTCAAAGATGCCGATGAAGACTAATAAAAAAGACTGTACAATATGTACAGTTTTTTTGAGCAGTTTTTACCTTGTTTAATGCAAGCGTTTGCATTAAAATGGATATAGCATTTAAGTAAAAAGATTAAAGGAGACAATATGACGACGCTTAAACTAGACAAGGTTTACAAAAAATACCCCAACGCTACCCAATACTCTGTGGAAGACTTTAACTTAGACGTTAAAGACAAAGAATTTATCGTTTTTGTTGGGCCATCTGGATGTGGAAAATCGACTACTCTGCGTATGATTGCAGGACTTGAAGATATCACAGAAGGCGATTTTACCATTGATGGTAAAGTTATGAATGATGTGGCGCCTAAAGATCGTGATATTGCGATGGTCTTTCAGAACTATGCTCTCT
This window encodes:
- a CDS encoding glycoside hydrolase family 1 protein, giving the protein MEHKKLKPFPQNFLWGSASAAYQVEGAHDEDGKGLSVWDNFVRIPGKTFKGTTGDVAVDHYHRYKEDVSLMADMGLKSYRFSIAWSRIFPQGRGEINQKGLQFYIDLVDELIAHNIEPVVTLYHWDLPQALEEEYQGWENRRIIEDFVNYSEVLFKALKGKVKYWVSLNEQNIFTQHGWILATHPPGKVDMKLFYQVNHHANLANAAVINKFHDMKMPGQIGPSFAYTPNYAINSDPLNVLAAENAEEMFAHFWMDVYCYGEYPIAGLNYLKEKDLMFEIEDGDVELLKSAKPDFLGINYYQTSTTAWNPLEGGVTIGKMNTTGVKGSSDDQGIPGLYKRVTNPAVERTNWDWEIDPVGLRIALRRITSRYRIPVMITENGLGEYDKLENGKVHDDYRIKYLESHVKAIKEAISDGAHVIGYHTWSYTDLLSWLNGYQKRYGFVYVEQDESMQGSLARIPKDSYYWYKALIQSNGENL
- a CDS encoding PTS sugar transporter subunit IIB; amino-acid sequence: MADKIIALACAAGMSTSLLVSKMQKAAADKGMDYEIFAKSTADIDNMLAGNPKPDVLLLGPQVGFMKTEVQKKAQAVDVPMDVIKMQDYGMMRGDKVLEAAEALMK
- a CDS encoding transglycosylase domain-containing protein, whose protein sequence is MAKKIILRTLSILFLLILTLGAVGAIGAVYLLDKESDNAHTIELKPSPQAISQSFTITDINGEPLQETSNIYKYIPARLSGKEKNIPELYTKALVAVEDSDFYSRKTKGYSIKGVTNALLSEVLTRLHLANGARGGSTLDQQLAKNIAHGGFNADKSLSRKIVELIDAHSLAERYSRNEILTSYLDTLRLTPDTIGPGAAWNNLFSTPMIASKKTPLYIAQIAYLAGLGQAPTTYVQDFAGAGKERALTVLSVMKSSKIISEQEYKDSVEAVKTKLELKPSYTQGIPHAYQAYIAQVQKELGQLALPRNAKVVVKTYATKAHLDYLETVANHTAPDVSNIPRNELPEGTLTAISVVDTQTGHILALNTNSDNPQLPTSSVRSSGSTIKPLLDYAPALEYGFINENSTLNGNATTYADGTPLMNYGGNNYGPVPVSFALGNSLNSAALQTFDMTNDEQKNSIMQPLGIASLKYNQSQSISYDFSPLQSASAYSAIGNDGVRVTPTAVASVSVNGQELPLAKPESQRAMSSSTARSLVNLMQHVTQPNGSEPLAAQPQWPNAFATKSGLSNFPETATEPARSQGAPDAWMAATSTGVSTAVWVGSPDMSGKYYVQAAPIEQENNMRVYLLNNTIRFMNQGRNVPPFSYSGTAMSHEPLLPELPQLVAPPTAQAIQQAKNFNAVTPSVTPGLEEFYQSHRQDKLLDAGSVYGANEN
- a CDS encoding ABC transporter ATP-binding protein; translation: MEKEIKANKIKSRDFLKLIAKSKPKYSFFVIGLLSGIIGAILQLIVPKMIQPLISGFAKGIDYGLLGNVVMVYILSALLGAVGASVLGFFGENVVKKLRSTVWNKMVHLPVKYFDEVKTGEIGSRLVNDTTQVKDLLANTVPQTLTSLLLLVGSIFMMFRMDWHMTVAMVVVVPVAMLIIMPLATFGRKFGMQRQDALAGFSGTASEVLSEIRLVKSSNAEEQATQSAEKNISKLYKIGLREAIFDGSMQPIMMLLMMSTIFGLLLYGIHRVAVGAMTMATLMSFLMYLMNMIGSVPTLAMFFTASSKASGATARLNEVLNEEQENLSQGEILDIEGQVLHVENLTFSYDDSEEILKNITFEAKPNSIVAFAGPSGGGKSTIFSILERFYEPTGGQVMMGNQNIENLSLKDWRSQIGFVSQDSAIMAGTIRDNLTYGLEGAYSDTQLWEVLDLAFARGFVENMPEQLNTQVGERGVKISGGQRQRLAIARAFLRNPKILMLDEATASLDSESEAMVQKALDSLMKGRTTLVIAHRLSTIVDADNIYFIEKGEITGAGKHSNLVKTHSLYAQYVQEQLTVAQ
- a CDS encoding diacylglycerol kinase, whose product is MKARLIYNPSSGQEIIKKNVADILNKLESFGYEASAFQTTPEPHSAQEEAARATREGFDLIVAAGGDGTVNEIVSGISPFEKRPKLAIIPTGTTNDFARALKIPRNEPLAAVEMIGKNQTLNIDVGQVNDGEYFINIAAGGSLTELTYSVPSRLKTAFGYLAYLAKGVDLLPQIRKQKVKVTHDEGVFEGEISMFFTALTNSVGGFEKIAPDAKLDDGLFTLILVKTDNIFELLALISMVIKGSHVDDVNIEYLKSSQVKVEPLTDKKMMINVDGEYGGDAPVTFTNLHGHIEIFVNLDEINNDHYLGDEEKLALEVLAQRFAEEAEQLKDADED
- a CDS encoding PTS lactose/cellobiose transporter subunit IIA, yielding MNEERMEIVMGIIMHGGNAKGLAFQAIQQAKEGDFEAAEKSLQESNQELLQAHDVQTDMLTKEAQGIRTEIDLYMVHAQDHLMNAITFKDLATEIISQEKRLQELEKAAK
- the ligA gene encoding NAD-dependent DNA ligase LigA, producing the protein MESKIKDLTELLNKYAHEYYTMDMPSVEDAEYDRLYRELETLEQENPHLVRADSPTHRTGDVVLSGFEKYKHEYNLYSLGDAFSREELEEFDERVRKVIPKPEYICELKIDGLSLSLKYTEGKLEVAATRGDGTVGENITENVKRIKDVPLVLKEPIDIVVRGEAYLPRKNFVKLNTERELEGKAPFANPRNAAAGTLRQLDTKEVSKRGLATFLYQEASPATNDTQEEVLEYLEKLGLVVNKERVFAKSIDEVWSFIERVATMRDSLDYDIDGVVVKVNNLDEQEELGFTVKAPRWAIAYKFPAELAETKILSVDWTVGRTGVVTPTANMEPVTLAQTTVSRATLHNVDYIKEKDIRLNDRVMIYKAGDIIPAVQRVLLEKRPEDSVEMDIPKFCPECSSELVHFEDEVALRCINPLCPAQNREKLIHFASRGAMNISGLGQSIVTQLFTNNLVKDVADIYQLQLDQLVALEKIQEKSATKLLAAIEASKQNSAEKLLFGLGIRHVGAKAAKLLMERFGNLRSLSQASLEEISEIPSLGEVIAKAVTTYFATEGAQLLLNELEEAGVNFEYLGLKPKTDSLLSGKTVVLTGKLTSMTRTEAKEKLEALGANVSGSVSKKTALVVAGAEAGSKLVKAQELGIEIWSEEELLNL
- a CDS encoding PASTA domain-containing protein → MKKHIFNKVFILLVVLLSIIILIAGILGRQILFRDYPVFQSMSQKEIVETTNIHPDDNDYIKKLKNNALDIYLSNASSELAENLAANEKLVNAIVKGEMPEEEFSKNNEQLQQAMGASDEQMTQLSQTYENARLSRSIHSLQSEAQKLKAGQIPKFMQHADQLAQQTEKSIKSYIEDNNAVSKTTIAESVQVLNQANSLLNNFTQFVNYTNNYDTVSRLQFDKIATDNTLMADFIPVFNKVSTYLSQKETVEARIKELTDFQNKIVKSEQLEESSVVLPHLIGKTLAEARKTAHSDYKIEVPAQFEDTDKATITKQSPNPSDYSRIMKGQTITVQTQEKEEKSDSDSTEKNDSKDNDNKDKDKDKEKEDK